One genomic window of Pempheris klunzingeri isolate RE-2024b chromosome 12, fPemKlu1.hap1, whole genome shotgun sequence includes the following:
- the LOC139211149 gene encoding galectin-related protein-like isoform X2 encodes MAVQAAEKDGITVEDDHLNDSLGNPGLISPDKEDLSRLLTVPFSGRIRGGMRPGKKIIVMGIVDLEPESFDVSLTCGRDSEKEEPPYDVALKLTARFTDRQFLRSARVSGKWVGEEVSTAYFPFIPDQPFRIEIHCEHQRFRIFVDGHQLFDFYHKVKSMPSIDTVRIQGDLQITKLG; translated from the exons ATGGCGGTGCAGGCAGCGGAAAAGGACGGAATA ACTGTGGAAGATGACCATCTGAACGACTCGCTGGGGAACCCCGGCCTCATCTCACCTGACAAGGAGGATTTATCACGTCTCCTG ACGGTGCCATTCAGCGGGCGCATCAGGGGCGGCATGCGGCCAGGGAAGAAGATCATTGTGATGGGCATTGTCGACCTGGAGCCAGAGAG cttCGACGTGAGCCTGACCTGTGGCCGTGACTCGGAGAAGGAGGAGCCTCCCTACGACGTGGCCCTCAAACTCACCGCCCGCTTCACTGACCGCCAGTTTCTGCGCAGCGCCCGCGTCTCTGGGAAATGGGTGGGCGAGGAGGTGTCCACTGCCTACTTTCCCTTCATCCCTGATCAGCCTTTCAGG attgAGATCCACTGTGAGCACCAGAGGTTCCGGATATTCGTGGACGGACACCAGCTCTTTGACTTTTATCACAAAGTAAAATCTATGCCGTCGATCGACACAGTACGGATACAAGGAGATCTACAGATCACCAAGCTCGGTTAA
- the LOC139211149 gene encoding galectin-related protein-like isoform X1, translating to MTVCILCLLSLLLKTVEDDHLNDSLGNPGLISPDKEDLSRLLTVPFSGRIRGGMRPGKKIIVMGIVDLEPESFDVSLTCGRDSEKEEPPYDVALKLTARFTDRQFLRSARVSGKWVGEEVSTAYFPFIPDQPFRIEIHCEHQRFRIFVDGHQLFDFYHKVKSMPSIDTVRIQGDLQITKLG from the exons ATGACAGTTTGCATCCTGTGTCTTTTGTCGCTGCTGCTGAAGACTGTGGAAGATGACCATCTGAACGACTCGCTGGGGAACCCCGGCCTCATCTCACCTGACAAGGAGGATTTATCACGTCTCCTG ACGGTGCCATTCAGCGGGCGCATCAGGGGCGGCATGCGGCCAGGGAAGAAGATCATTGTGATGGGCATTGTCGACCTGGAGCCAGAGAG cttCGACGTGAGCCTGACCTGTGGCCGTGACTCGGAGAAGGAGGAGCCTCCCTACGACGTGGCCCTCAAACTCACCGCCCGCTTCACTGACCGCCAGTTTCTGCGCAGCGCCCGCGTCTCTGGGAAATGGGTGGGCGAGGAGGTGTCCACTGCCTACTTTCCCTTCATCCCTGATCAGCCTTTCAGG attgAGATCCACTGTGAGCACCAGAGGTTCCGGATATTCGTGGACGGACACCAGCTCTTTGACTTTTATCACAAAGTAAAATCTATGCCGTCGATCGACACAGTACGGATACAAGGAGATCTACAGATCACCAAGCTCGGTTAA